ATACGAGTTATCTCTGTTCTACATTTTCAGAACTATACTGTTCTATCTGAATACTTTGCATTATAAAGTAGCCTAAGCATTAGGTCATAGGAAGATCAGAGTTAAATATGGAGTTAATTAATTTGGTATGATTTGAACTGAATCTTTAAGCTATTCTCATCAAACCTATGCTTTGAAGTGTCTTATAAAATAGAAACATAGGACCTGAGGTATTTATCAGAAAGGGTCGAAAAGAGGGGGGTATGGTTTCAagtgtgttttatttaaaacaaatataaaagtgtACCAATGGACAGACCTATTTTGAAACCAATTGATTGACAGAATAGGCCTAAGCTTATGTGAAAGGGCCTGGGGTTTTTCAGGCAGTCTTTCCAAGCCTAAGTCTTGTTATTATTTAATCTGGTAGTCCTGAGTTTTACTGAGGAGATAATTAATATATAGTAACAAAAGACAGctttattttattgtacaaaaagtTGTTGCAGATATTTAagtttttacttcattttttatttgtcttaacCTAATATTCACTAAATTATTTCTAAGAGGGTGGCATGCTTCTCTTCTGATGTCTGttggttatttgtgttattGGTTTAAGAAAAATctctccttttttattttttccttaacACTGTATGTTCTCATAAGATTATATAACCAAAAAATTACAACCAAAGTCATTTACATAACCATACAACAGAGAGGTTATGATCCTGAAAAAACCCAGCTTAAAACGATAAGACATTGTaccatatatacattatattcatatattttcagataCAACATGCAACTCTCCATTGCTCTAGGTTTACTATTGGTAGCTGCCTGCACCAATGCCTCATACCTCAACTGTTGGGGTAAAGGCTGTGGTGGATACGGTGGCGGATACGGTGGTGGATATGGAGGTGGATGGGGAGGTGGATATGGAGGCATTGGTGGCTGGGGAGGAGGATGGGGAGGAGGATGGGGCAAAGGAGGAGGATATGGCATAGGAAGTGGATATGGAGGATGGGGTGTAGGAGGTGGATACGGAGGATGGGGTAAAGGAGGTGGATATGGAGGATGGGGTCTAGGAGGTGGATACGGAGGATGGGGCAAAGGAGGTGGATGGGGTTATGGAGGTGGATATGGAGGATGGGGTCTAGGAGGTGGATACGGAGGTGGATACGGAGGTGGATACGGAGGTGGATATGGAGGATTCGGAGGTGGATACGGAGGTGTTGTACTTAAAGGAAAAGGATCATACTATTAAACTAAGGAAATCTGTATTGTTTCAGAAGACAAAATGGACACAAATTTATGTTAAATCTTCAAATCACTACATGTAGATATCtagcaaataaaaaatagcTGGCTAACTGTGTTTTTACTTAAAGTGTTCATTCATTTATACAAATGTCAATTTCACAAACAAAAGTATATAAAGACAATGCATCCCCCCCAAGGGTCTGGAAACGATCATATATGCCAGACATGACCGATTCTAAAATCCATTTGTCTTAAACAACAGATTGGGATTAAGGCAAAATccttaattcaaaattatttcatgctaaataaaactataataagTGCAactattatcaataatattcaaACACTATCAAtgctaaaatatcaaaaagctGATGATTTCCTGTtaactttataaacaaaactaatccCAGAAATGAGTCCCGAATTACTCGTTTTAGTATTGTCTCAAACATCCAGTTATTAGTTTGTCTTCAAAATCGAAAGAAACGTTAGCAATGTCTGAGAAATTGATCATTTTGagtcattaaaatcattttattttatactgttGCCTTCCCTTAACTGCTCTTGAACCATTTTAGGAAAAATGGCAAGAAAATTTGTGAAGTTAATGTGATGCAACAGTAAAAACAAGTTTGTTGATGCTATGtgaatttttggaaaaagggcATCAACTTTAAATTTATCACAAAATGACCGAAATAAGGTGAAAATATTTCCAGATCCTTGATCCCCCCTTTTATGCTCTGCCATGTGCATGAGAATAGTTCCACATAATTAAGATTTGACAAACACTGATGTAAGTGATGTTGGCATacaacttgaaattgttatgcTGTCTATAGGACACAAATGATGCCCCCTCCCCCCACCCTAACCATAGGAAATTATAGATTTAACACTATGAACAATGATCTATGTTTTAATCTTTATATGCTATTGCAGGACTGAATGACtgaaataatgtttgttctaTAGGACTCACAATTACTATAATGTCAG
Above is a window of Mytilus trossulus isolate FHL-02 chromosome 4, PNRI_Mtr1.1.1.hap1, whole genome shotgun sequence DNA encoding:
- the LOC134715860 gene encoding ctenidin-3-like isoform X2; the protein is MQLSIALGLLLVAACTNASYLNCWGKGCGGYGGGYGGGYGGGWGGGYGGIGGWGGGWGGGWGKGGGYGIGSGYGGWGVGGGYGGWGKGGGYGGWGLGGGYGGGYGGGYGGFGGGYGGVVLKGKGSYY
- the LOC134715860 gene encoding keratin-associated protein 19-2-like isoform X1, whose product is MQLSIALGLLLVAACTNASYLNCWGKGCGGYGGGYGGGYGGGWGGGYGGIGGWGGGWGGGWGKGGGYGIGSGYGGWGVGGGYGGWGKGGGYGGWGLGGGYGGWGKGGGWGYGGGYGGWGLGGGYGGGYGGGYGGGYGGFGGGYGGVVLKGKGSYY